In Candidatus Nealsonbacteria bacterium DGGOD1a, one DNA window encodes the following:
- the thpR gene encoding RNA 2',3'-cyclic phosphodiesterase — MNNLHRIFIAINLPDKLRNELGLFQDRWPELPARWTKMESLHITLNFLGNANDEEVCEICKNAAEIAMRHEPFDLTIDKVAYGPVGNLSKKPPKMIWAVGNSSPELGALQKDLETSLYEFCGGEYRESEIYSFAPHITLARLQLAGLAQMEPEEIPEINEKISRTFMVESIEVMESQLKKGGPAYTILESLKLGD; from the coding sequence ATGAATAATTTGCATCGGATATTTATCGCAATCAATTTGCCGGATAAATTGCGCAATGAATTGGGTTTGTTTCAGGATCGCTGGCCCGAATTGCCGGCGCGCTGGACCAAAATGGAAAGTTTGCATATAACTTTGAATTTTTTAGGCAACGCCAACGATGAAGAAGTTTGCGAGATATGCAAAAACGCGGCGGAAATCGCCATGCGCCATGAACCGTTTGATCTGACCATTGATAAAGTGGCGTATGGCCCGGTGGGGAATTTGTCCAAAAAACCGCCTAAAATGATATGGGCGGTTGGGAACAGTTCGCCGGAATTGGGCGCGTTGCAAAAAGATTTGGAAACTTCGCTTTATGAATTTTGCGGCGGCGAGTATCGCGAGAGCGAAATTTACAGTTTCGCGCCGCATATCACTCTGGCGCGGTTGCAGCTCGCCGGATTGGCGCAAATGGAACCGGAAGAGATACCGGAAATAAACGAAAAAATCAGCCGGACATTTATGGTTGAATCCATCGAGGTCATGGAAAGCCAATTAAAGAAAGGCGGCCCGGCGTACACGATTTTGGAAAGTTTAAAATTGGGAGATTAA
- a CDS encoding valine--tRNA ligase, which yields MEPLSTHYNPKESEKKHYENWERKGYFNPDKFKARSKKVFSVVLPPPNVTGTLHMGHALNITIQDAMVRYHRMKGDATVWIPGTDHASIGLQSTLEKRLRKEGVSRFDLGREKFIEKAWEWREQYGNIILNQIRAMGASCDWSRLKFTMDPDYVDAVEAAFIHYYQQGWVYRGERVVNWCPRCGTSISDLEVDFGEESSKLWYLKYPIADSGGGFITVATTRPETMLGDTAVAVNPKDKRFKSLAGKFAVLPIVNRKIPIIADNAIEIGFGTGAVKVTPAHDSSDWQIGQRHKLPMISVIDERGKINQNGPESYRGLKAAEAREKIVAELSSLGLVEKIEDYTHQVPKCSRCGAGIQLIPSKQWFLKMDELANKALKAGKSGKVKFHPKRWQNTYYSWLTEPRDWCLSRQLWWGQRMPVWFCQNRPEEYFAAKTAPKVCPICKNCQPKRSEDVFDTWFSSALWPMAVFGWPKATKDFKKFFPTSVLTTGRDIISIWVSRMVFSALEFTKKSPFANVMINAMVLTKDGRRMSKSLGTGIDPMMLIEKYGTDATRFGLAWQVTESQDMHFNEDNMVSGGKFCNKIWNAAKFILYQLGDGKRLYSASVKPPAVSKADRRILAGLKKIALSTEKRINKYEFGHAIRELYEFFWHEFCDIYIEAAKIQINRPKNKLAAEQTKSILIFTLANLLKLMHPFMPFITEEVYRFLPVKNKKDMIVESWPEMK from the coding sequence ATGGAACCATTATCGACACACTATAATCCCAAAGAATCGGAAAAAAAACATTACGAAAATTGGGAAAGGAAAGGTTATTTTAACCCGGATAAGTTCAAAGCAAGATCGAAAAAAGTGTTTTCGGTCGTTTTGCCGCCGCCCAATGTCACGGGAACCCTTCATATGGGCCACGCGTTGAATATTACCATTCAGGATGCCATGGTGCGCTATCATAGAATGAAAGGGGATGCGACGGTATGGATACCGGGGACCGATCACGCCAGCATTGGCTTGCAAAGTACTTTGGAAAAAAGGCTGCGCAAGGAGGGGGTCAGCCGTTTTGATCTTGGTCGGGAGAAATTTATTGAAAAAGCATGGGAATGGCGCGAGCAGTACGGTAACATTATTTTGAACCAGATTCGCGCAATGGGGGCGTCTTGCGATTGGTCGCGCCTTAAGTTCACGATGGATCCGGATTATGTTGATGCGGTTGAGGCCGCTTTTATCCATTATTACCAACAGGGATGGGTTTATCGCGGCGAAAGAGTGGTTAATTGGTGTCCGCGATGCGGTACCTCGATTTCGGACCTTGAGGTGGATTTCGGTGAAGAATCGTCAAAGCTTTGGTATCTGAAATACCCCATTGCGGATAGCGGAGGCGGATTTATTACCGTTGCCACGACCAGGCCGGAAACCATGCTGGGCGATACCGCGGTCGCGGTTAACCCCAAAGACAAGCGCTTTAAGAGTTTGGCGGGCAAATTTGCGGTTTTGCCCATTGTTAACCGGAAAATTCCAATTATTGCCGACAATGCCATCGAAATTGGTTTTGGGACGGGCGCGGTGAAGGTGACGCCGGCGCATGATTCAAGCGACTGGCAAATCGGGCAACGCCATAAGTTGCCGATGATCTCGGTGATTGACGAAAGGGGCAAGATCAACCAGAATGGCCCCGAGTCATATCGCGGATTAAAGGCGGCGGAAGCGCGCGAAAAAATAGTTGCCGAATTATCGTCTTTGGGTTTGGTGGAAAAAATTGAGGATTATACTCACCAAGTGCCGAAATGTTCCCGCTGCGGCGCGGGTATCCAACTGATTCCTTCCAAGCAATGGTTTTTAAAAATGGACGAATTGGCAAATAAAGCGTTGAAAGCCGGAAAATCAGGCAAGGTCAAATTCCATCCCAAGCGCTGGCAAAATACCTATTATTCATGGTTAACGGAGCCGCGCGACTGGTGTTTATCGCGCCAGCTTTGGTGGGGGCAGCGTATGCCGGTTTGGTTTTGCCAGAATCGCCCCGAAGAATATTTTGCGGCTAAAACCGCGCCCAAGGTTTGCCCGATATGTAAAAATTGTCAGCCAAAGCGCAGCGAAGATGTATTCGATACTTGGTTTTCTTCGGCATTATGGCCAATGGCTGTATTCGGTTGGCCAAAGGCGACCAAAGATTTTAAGAAATTTTTTCCAACTTCGGTGCTTACAACCGGAAGGGATATCATCAGCATTTGGGTGTCTCGGATGGTATTTTCGGCATTGGAATTTACCAAAAAATCACCGTTCGCGAATGTTATGATCAATGCCATGGTGCTCACCAAGGATGGCCGACGGATGTCAAAATCGCTTGGCACCGGGATTGATCCAATGATGTTGATTGAAAAATACGGAACCGATGCCACGCGTTTCGGCTTGGCTTGGCAGGTGACCGAATCCCAGGATATGCATTTCAATGAAGACAATATGGTTTCCGGAGGGAAATTCTGCAATAAAATATGGAACGCGGCCAAATTTATTTTGTATCAACTGGGAGACGGTAAAAGATTATATTCCGCCAGCGTTAAGCCGCCGGCGGTTTCCAAAGCGGATCGTCGGATACTGGCCGGGCTGAAGAAGATTGCGTTGTCGACGGAAAAGCGCATCAATAAATATGAATTCGGCCATGCGATTCGCGAACTGTATGAATTTTTTTGGCACGAGTTTTGCGATATCTATATTGAAGCCGCGAAAATTCAGATTAACCGTCCGAAAAACAAGCTCGCGGCCGAACAAACAAAATCAATTCTGATTTTTACTTTGGCGAATTTGCTGAAATTGATGCATCCGTTTATGCCGTTCATCACCGAAGAAGTTTATCGGTTTCTGCCGGTCAAAAATAAGAAAGATATGATTGTTGAATCTTGGCCGGAAATGAAGTAA
- the aspS gene encoding aspartate--tRNA ligase: MKNKLFRTLVGDLPAAVGQTVRICGWVQTVRAHGKVIFFDLRDRSGVIQAVVIPKMADFDLAKDVRSEWVVSLAGTVNARPANMVNDKIATGGIELFVESMEVLSKAETLPITIDTDGYDISEDKRLKYRYLDLRRERLHRNLVVRHKVINFMRQFLTGQGFIEVETPVLTKSTPEGARDFLVPARLQPGNFYALPQSPQQYKQLLMVGGLERYFQVARCMRDEDPRADRQAEHTQLDVEMSFADEDEVLDLAEKMFVALVKDLFPEKKISQIPFPRLTWKESMEKYGNDKPDLRKDKNDPNELAFCFVTDFPMFEWLAGEKKWNAMHHPFTKPRTEDPEEIKACPEKIMAYQYDMALNGFEIFSGSLRNTNMETFTAVFEVVGHTPEETKKQFSHYFEAFSYGVPPHGGMAPGIDRFLAVMLGEPNIREVMAFPKTGDNRDLMLAAPSEVSAEQLKELGISIIKKEPVK, translated from the coding sequence ATGAAAAACAAATTATTTCGAACTCTTGTTGGCGACTTGCCGGCCGCGGTTGGCCAAACCGTGCGAATTTGCGGTTGGGTGCAAACCGTGCGTGCGCACGGCAAAGTTATTTTTTTCGATTTGCGCGATCGGAGCGGTGTTATTCAAGCTGTTGTTATCCCTAAAATGGCTGATTTTGATTTGGCCAAGGATGTGCGGTCCGAATGGGTGGTCAGTTTGGCGGGAACCGTTAACGCGAGGCCGGCGAATATGGTTAACGATAAAATCGCCACCGGGGGGATTGAATTGTTCGTGGAAAGCATGGAGGTTCTGTCGAAAGCCGAAACTTTGCCGATTACCATTGATACTGATGGTTATGATATTTCCGAGGATAAGCGTCTAAAATACCGTTATCTGGATTTGCGGCGCGAACGCTTGCATCGCAATCTGGTGGTGCGCCACAAGGTGATTAACTTTATGCGGCAATTTCTGACCGGCCAGGGGTTTATAGAGGTGGAAACGCCGGTATTGACCAAATCGACGCCCGAAGGCGCGCGCGATTTTTTGGTGCCGGCAAGGTTGCAGCCGGGTAATTTTTACGCTTTGCCGCAAAGCCCCCAGCAATACAAGCAATTATTGATGGTCGGCGGGTTGGAGCGTTACTTTCAGGTGGCGCGATGTATGCGCGATGAAGATCCGCGCGCGGACCGGCAAGCCGAGCATACCCAGCTTGATGTGGAAATGTCGTTTGCCGACGAAGATGAAGTTTTGGATTTGGCCGAAAAGATGTTTGTCGCGCTTGTGAAGGATTTGTTCCCGGAGAAAAAGATCAGCCAGATTCCGTTTCCGAGGTTGACATGGAAAGAGTCAATGGAAAAATACGGCAACGACAAGCCGGATTTGCGCAAAGATAAAAATGATCCGAATGAGCTCGCGTTTTGTTTTGTAACCGATTTCCCGATGTTTGAATGGCTTGCCGGAGAAAAGAAATGGAACGCCATGCACCATCCTTTTACCAAACCGCGCACCGAAGATCCGGAGGAAATCAAGGCATGTCCGGAAAAAATCATGGCTTACCAATATGATATGGCGTTAAACGGCTTTGAAATATTTTCCGGCAGCCTTCGGAACACGAATATGGAAACTTTTACCGCGGTATTTGAGGTGGTTGGCCATACGCCCGAAGAAACCAAGAAACAATTTTCGCATTACTTTGAGGCTTTTTCTTATGGCGTGCCGCCGCATGGGGGCATGGCACCGGGTATTGACCGTTTCCTGGCGGTGATGTTGGGCGAACCGAATATCCGCGAAGTAATGGCGTTTCCCAAAACGGGCGATAACCGCGATTTGATGCTCGCGGCGCCTTCGGAAGTTTCCGCGGAACAGTTGAAAGAGCTTGGCATTTCGATCATTAAAAAAGAACCTGTTAAATAA
- a CDS encoding serine hydrolase — protein sequence MKSKMIKPSPAPLPELKLRNRKDNRGSVSEVAERLLIFIVAGLAGGLACAAINDGQSSLENYLYAQASAPIGQMDFFMPEKKAAPNLYLDAKASVSLRIGATGREKTIFKKNADEVLPIASLTKLMTAAVVFENPNPYVLDRQIMVSEAAAAQNDVPVFGNLQARETYTVRRLLNLMLFYSSNDAAYALSEVMGNDEFIAAMNKKAQSLGLEDTVFYNSNGLDMDDGNTNHSSAADLIILVKYILENHREIFYFTIRSDMYLTENGIFNIKLWDGQSLIGGKTGYTEKAGGCMVLIVENQKNQRYINILLGSTSPETRVAEMQKLINFANNNDN from the coding sequence ATGAAATCAAAAATGATAAAACCTTCTCCGGCACCTCTGCCGGAATTAAAACTGCGGAACCGAAAAGACAATCGTGGAAGCGTGTCGGAGGTTGCGGAAAGACTGTTGATTTTTATTGTTGCCGGATTGGCCGGCGGATTGGCATGCGCCGCGATCAATGACGGACAGTCAAGTTTGGAAAATTATTTATACGCGCAAGCGTCGGCGCCGATCGGCCAGATGGATTTTTTTATGCCGGAGAAAAAAGCGGCGCCGAATTTATATCTTGATGCCAAAGCGTCGGTTTCGTTAAGGATCGGCGCCACCGGCCGCGAAAAAACAATATTCAAGAAGAACGCCGACGAGGTTCTGCCGATCGCGTCATTGACCAAATTGATGACCGCGGCGGTTGTGTTTGAAAATCCGAATCCGTATGTTTTGGATAGGCAGATTATGGTCAGCGAGGCCGCGGCCGCCCAGAATGATGTGCCGGTATTCGGGAATTTACAGGCGCGGGAAACTTATACCGTCCGACGGCTTTTAAATTTGATGCTTTTTTATTCAAGCAATGACGCAGCCTATGCTTTATCGGAAGTTATGGGGAATGACGAGTTTATCGCCGCGATGAATAAAAAGGCGCAATCGCTTGGACTTGAGGATACGGTGTTCTACAATTCGAACGGATTGGATATGGATGACGGGAATACCAACCATTCCAGCGCCGCCGACCTGATAATTTTAGTGAAATACATACTTGAAAATCATCGGGAAATTTTCTATTTTACGATCCGGTCCGATATGTATCTTACCGAGAATGGTATTTTTAATATTAAATTATGGGACGGCCAATCGTTGATTGGCGGCAAGACCGGTTATACCGAGAAAGCCGGGGGATGCATGGTTTTGATTGTCGAAAATCAAAAAAATCAACGATACATAAATATATTGCTTGGTTCGACTTCGCCGGAGACGCGCGTTGCGGAGATGCAAAAGTTAATCAATTTCGCCAACAATAACGATAATTAG
- the murC gene encoding UDP-N-acetylmuramate--L-alanine ligase: MKVHFVGIGGIGVSALARYYLAQGWRVSGSDLTSSDITAALKKLGARIYAGEKSLKLLMPDAVIYSPAVKDTNPELKEARRLGIKTISYPQALGELTKLYKTIAVAGAHGKSTTTAIIGLMMIAARLDPTVIVGTKVKEFGDSNFRLGKSKYLVIEACEYDGSFLNYWPEIIVITNIEMDHMECYKSETELMAAFEKFARHLPKTGTLVACGDDANVSEILGRIEPDRMGIKKYSLAQSESKKLRSFLKIPGEHNVENGLAALAVGRLLKISDKKIFHSLAKYKGSWRRFDREPGMVAGKRITVVSDYGHHPTQIKMTMAAARAKWPKKKIVCVFQPHQAWRTHLLFGEFVDVFKKNPLDEVLITDIYQVAGRESAAIQKKVSSQKLARAVGGRAEYISSKEIFERLKKEIKGGEIVLVMGAGDIYELSKKLTKNFKK, from the coding sequence ATGAAAGTGCATTTTGTCGGTATCGGCGGCATCGGAGTTTCCGCGTTGGCGCGTTATTATTTGGCGCAGGGCTGGCGGGTTTCCGGTTCGGATTTAACATCTTCGGATATCACCGCGGCATTAAAAAAGCTGGGCGCGCGAATTTACGCCGGCGAAAAAAGTTTAAAATTGTTGATGCCGGACGCGGTGATTTACAGTCCGGCGGTGAAAGACACGAATCCGGAGTTGAAGGAAGCGAGGCGGTTGGGAATAAAAACAATAAGTTATCCGCAGGCCTTGGGCGAACTGACCAAGCTTTATAAAACGATCGCGGTGGCGGGCGCGCACGGCAAGAGCACGACCACGGCGATTATCGGTTTGATGATGATTGCGGCGCGGCTTGATCCCACGGTTATCGTGGGCACCAAAGTCAAAGAGTTCGGCGACTCGAATTTTCGTTTGGGAAAATCAAAATATTTGGTGATTGAGGCCTGCGAATATGATGGGTCGTTTTTGAATTATTGGCCTGAAATTATCGTGATAACCAATATTGAAATGGATCATATGGAATGCTACAAAAGCGAAACTGAATTGATGGCGGCGTTTGAAAAATTCGCGCGCCATTTGCCAAAAACGGGAACGCTGGTGGCTTGCGGCGACGATGCCAATGTTTCCGAGATTCTTGGCCGGATCGAGCCGGATAGAATGGGAATCAAGAAATATTCATTGGCGCAATCGGAATCAAAAAAATTGCGCTCGTTTTTGAAAATTCCCGGCGAACACAATGTCGAAAACGGATTGGCCGCGCTGGCGGTGGGGCGATTGTTGAAAATTTCCGATAAAAAAATATTCCATTCTTTGGCGAAATACAAAGGTTCTTGGAGGCGGTTTGATCGGGAGCCGGGAATGGTCGCGGGCAAACGAATCACCGTGGTTTCCGATTACGGCCATCACCCCACGCAAATTAAGATGACAATGGCCGCGGCGCGCGCCAAATGGCCCAAGAAGAAAATCGTCTGCGTTTTCCAGCCGCATCAGGCATGGCGCACGCATTTGCTTTTTGGCGAATTCGTCGATGTTTTTAAAAAAAATCCGCTCGATGAAGTTTTGATTACGGATATTTATCAAGTCGCGGGCCGCGAATCGGCCGCGATCCAAAAAAAAGTCAGCAGCCAAAAACTGGCAAGAGCCGTCGGCGGCCGGGCGGAATATATATCCTCAAAAGAGATTTTTGAAAGATTGAAAAAAGAAATCAAAGGCGGCGAAATAGTTTTGGTGATGGGCGCGGGCGACATTTATGAGCTGTCGAAAAAACTGACAAAAAATTTTAAAAAATGA
- a CDS encoding ANTAR domain-containing protein — MEKRPAIKKNQELKILREIIETISYNLDLKEVLNRIVKIVSGVTKADSCFLYLIDGGDLVLRASLNPKPLEIGSIKLKLNEGITGWVARNKLTVAIAKEAYNDQRFKFVNSLPEDRFEGFLSVPIIYRDKVLGVINVQHSKPRAYSKTETVLFELVAKAVGGAIENALLFSEKEALKEALETRKVIEKAKGILMKEFSITENDAYKLLHKKSMDKRLSMKEISNAIIISAEFKK, encoded by the coding sequence ATGGAGAAAAGACCTGCAATCAAAAAAAATCAAGAATTGAAAATACTCCGGGAAATCATTGAAACAATCAGTTACAATCTTGATCTGAAGGAAGTTTTGAACCGCATCGTAAAAATCGTGAGCGGCGTGACTAAAGCCGATTCTTGTTTTTTGTACCTGATCGATGGCGGCGATCTGGTTTTGCGCGCGTCCCTCAACCCCAAACCGCTGGAAATCGGCAGCATCAAACTGAAACTCAACGAAGGCATAACCGGCTGGGTGGCGCGCAACAAACTCACCGTCGCGATCGCAAAAGAAGCTTACAATGACCAACGATTTAAATTCGTCAACAGCCTGCCCGAAGACAGATTCGAGGGATTCCTGTCGGTACCGATAATTTACCGCGACAAAGTTTTGGGCGTGATCAATGTCCAGCATTCCAAACCGCGCGCCTATTCAAAAACCGAGACGGTCTTATTCGAATTGGTGGCCAAAGCCGTTGGGGGCGCGATTGAAAATGCCCTGCTCTTTTCGGAAAAAGAAGCGTTAAAGGAAGCGCTGGAAACCCGCAAAGTGATCGAAAAGGCCAAAGGAATCCTGATGAAAGAGTTTTCCATCACCGAAAACGACGCCTATAAATTACTGCATAAAAAATCAATGGATAAACGCCTGTCAATGAAAGAAATCTCAAACGCGATTATTATTTCCGCTGAATTTAAAAAATAA
- a CDS encoding threonylcarbamoyl-AMP synthase, translating to MEIISLTPNNFQIAVETANRLIQKGGVVVVPTDTVYGLLANAANENAVKKIYAIKDRPQGKPLPVFVKNMAMAKKLAKISAKQQEFLETKWPGKFTAILFRKPDAKIFGADDKTIALRIPFYAFANSLLETANQPLAATSANLSGLPAATKIDEVLNQLARAAIMPDLVINAGDLDDSKPSIIADLTQRAIKTVRE from the coding sequence ATGGAAATAATCTCGCTGACGCCGAATAATTTTCAAATCGCGGTGGAAACCGCGAATCGACTGATCCAAAAAGGAGGAGTCGTTGTCGTGCCCACCGATACGGTCTACGGTCTGCTGGCGAACGCCGCGAACGAAAACGCGGTAAAAAAAATTTACGCGATCAAAGACCGCCCTCAAGGAAAACCATTACCGGTTTTTGTGAAAAATATGGCAATGGCAAAAAAATTAGCAAAAATATCGGCAAAACAGCAAGAGTTTTTGGAAACCAAATGGCCGGGGAAATTCACCGCGATATTGTTTCGAAAACCGGACGCGAAGATTTTTGGCGCCGACGACAAGACTATCGCGCTGCGCATACCATTTTACGCATTCGCAAATTCTTTGCTGGAAACCGCCAACCAACCGTTGGCGGCCACATCGGCGAATCTTTCCGGACTGCCCGCGGCCACGAAAATCGATGAAGTTCTAAACCAGCTTGCCCGCGCGGCCATTATGCCTGATTTGGTCATCAATGCCGGCGATCTTGATGATTCAAAACCGTCGATCATCGCCGACTTGACTCAACGCGCAATCAAAACAGTGCGCGAATGA
- a CDS encoding ATP-binding protein: MVFTMPHLHRLENKYQSAVLKNMFNAVYILIPLISGISALWLGIIVLLNNRKSNINKALFRAIVCISIWLFATTFMLLSKDVGSQVFFDRFAYVGVVFIPITIYHFGLAVAKINRKKTLANGYALSLIFLLLIQTDYFINGVYQYPWGVHSQAKVFHNLFIVYFIIYIVMFFNTIFSYRKKITGVEKAQANYILVAFLILNLSSLAFLPAYGIDIPPFTYLFAVFCVLILTLAITKYHLFNTKVILTELLVIFMGFVLLAVPFSMPTITLRILTGVVFVLFCIFGYYLIEVAHKENERREYAEMMAAEERFLREEAEKAAVLERELRRKAEALADELRRLDGAKTQFLLSTQHHLRSPLSVVQGYLSMIDDGDYGRIPARAKEKIDASLKATQKLIHLVDDLLDVAHFKMNKGVVAKELTDAINLIGGVVADSEKLAQLKNIYLRFKKPATPVPPIVIDARGIKEAIYNIIDNAIKYTQEGGVTVAVAVATDKLRISVADTGIGMDKKDQQGLFGRTFERGEKARNVNVNGKGIGLYLAAQMIKGNGGTIRVESSGWGKGTEFIIELPMNSDKENPAAILPPAPRRNKFGNSQA, translated from the coding sequence ATGGTTTTTACCATGCCCCATTTACATCGTTTGGAAAACAAATATCAATCAGCGGTTTTAAAAAATATGTTTAATGCGGTGTACATTCTCATCCCTTTAATTAGCGGAATATCTGCCTTGTGGCTTGGTATAATTGTTTTGTTGAACAATAGAAAATCGAATATTAACAAGGCACTTTTCCGTGCGATTGTTTGCATTTCTATCTGGTTGTTTGCAACTACTTTTATGCTTTTGAGCAAAGATGTTGGGTCACAAGTTTTTTTTGATAGATTTGCGTATGTTGGTGTTGTTTTTATACCAATTACAATCTATCATTTCGGACTAGCTGTAGCTAAAATAAATCGTAAAAAAACACTTGCGAATGGTTATGCTTTGTCTTTAATCTTTTTATTATTAATTCAGACAGATTATTTTATTAATGGGGTTTATCAATATCCGTGGGGGGTTCATTCGCAAGCGAAGGTGTTTCATAATTTATTTATAGTTTATTTTATTATTTATATAGTAATGTTTTTTAATACTATTTTTTCATATCGTAAAAAAATAACAGGGGTTGAAAAAGCTCAAGCAAATTATATATTAGTGGCTTTTTTAATTTTGAACTTAAGTTCTTTGGCGTTTTTACCTGCTTACGGAATTGATATCCCTCCTTTTACATATTTATTTGCCGTTTTCTGTGTTCTTATATTGACGCTTGCGATTACGAAATATCATTTATTTAATACCAAAGTTATTCTTACGGAACTTTTGGTAATTTTTATGGGATTTGTGCTTTTAGCAGTTCCATTTTCAATGCCAACAATTACTTTGAGGATACTTACTGGTGTAGTTTTTGTTTTATTCTGTATATTCGGCTATTATTTGATAGAAGTCGCGCATAAAGAGAATGAAAGAAGGGAGTATGCCGAAATGATGGCTGCGGAAGAAAGATTCCTTAGAGAAGAAGCTGAAAAAGCGGCAGTATTGGAACGGGAGTTGCGGCGCAAAGCGGAAGCATTGGCGGATGAATTGCGTCGGTTGGATGGTGCTAAGACACAATTTTTGCTTTCCACTCAGCATCATTTGCGTAGCCCTCTTTCGGTGGTCCAAGGATATTTGAGTATGATCGATGATGGAGATTATGGTAGAATACCGGCAAGGGCCAAAGAAAAAATTGATGCTTCGCTCAAAGCGACACAAAAATTGATTCATTTGGTTGACGATCTTTTGGATGTGGCCCATTTCAAGATGAATAAGGGCGTGGTTGCCAAGGAATTGACTGATGCTATAAATTTGATTGGTGGAGTGGTGGCTGATTCGGAAAAACTTGCGCAATTAAAAAATATATATCTGCGTTTTAAAAAACCGGCAACGCCGGTACCTCCTATTGTTATTGATGCGCGTGGTATAAAAGAGGCGATTTATAATATTATTGACAATGCTATTAAATATACCCAAGAGGGCGGAGTTACCGTTGCTGTCGCTGTTGCTACGGATAAGTTGCGCATATCGGTTGCCGATACGGGTATTGGGATGGATAAAAAAGACCAGCAAGGCCTGTTCGGCCGCACTTTTGAACGTGGCGAAAAAGCTAGAAATGTCAATGTCAATGGCAAGGGTATTGGGTTATATTTGGCGGCGCAGATGATCAAGGGCAACGGCGGTACGATTCGCGTTGAATCGTCTGGTTGGGGGAAGGGAACGGAATTTATCATTGAATTGCCGATGAACTCGGACAAGGAGAACCCGGCGGCGATTTTACCGCCGGCGCCGCGGCGAAATAAATTTGGAAATTCGCAAGCTTGA